From a single Nostoc edaphicum CCNP1411 genomic region:
- a CDS encoding UDP-N-acetylmuramoyl-tripeptide--D-alanyl-D-alanine ligase — MHCSATLTELVEVIFAQTLNLSETALTKVSSGIQTDSRTLKPGEVFVAFRGDKFDGHEFVPTAIAKGAIAAIVDFEYENPGFPVLQVKDTLKAYQQIGRWWRDRFNIPVIGVTGSVGKTTTKELIAAVLGTKGRVHKTYGNYNNEIGVPKTLLELGAENDYAVIEMAMRGRGQIAELTQIARPTIGVITNVGTAHIELLGSEEAIAEAKCELLAEMSADGVAILNHDNPLLMATAAKVWHGEVLTYGFSGGDIQGQLIDNETVEVAGIQLPLPLPGRHNATNFLAALAVAKVLGIDWASLKAGVIVDMPTGRSQRFTLPNDVVILDETYNAAPEAMIAALQLLADTPGKRKIAVLGAMKELGERSQQLHQRVGETVRKLNLDGLLVLVDGQDAEAIALSAEGIPSECFATHADLVARLKTFVQAGDRLLFKAAHSVGLDRVVNQLRAEFPK, encoded by the coding sequence ATGCATTGTTCTGCCACCCTAACCGAACTGGTTGAAGTTATTTTTGCCCAAACTCTAAACTTATCTGAAACTGCTTTAACAAAAGTAAGTAGCGGTATCCAAACAGATAGCCGTACCCTAAAGCCGGGTGAAGTATTTGTCGCTTTCCGAGGCGATAAGTTTGATGGACATGAATTTGTACCAACTGCGATCGCAAAGGGTGCAATAGCTGCAATCGTAGATTTTGAATACGAAAATCCGGGATTTCCGGTATTACAGGTAAAAGATACTCTCAAGGCATATCAACAAATTGGCAGATGGTGGCGCGATCGCTTTAATATTCCTGTAATTGGCGTAACGGGTTCGGTGGGTAAAACTACAACCAAAGAATTAATCGCCGCAGTTTTAGGAACAAAGGGACGAGTTCACAAAACTTATGGAAATTACAACAACGAAATCGGTGTTCCGAAAACTCTCCTAGAACTTGGCGCAGAAAATGACTACGCCGTGATTGAAATGGCGATGCGCGGTAGAGGACAAATTGCGGAACTGACACAAATAGCGCGGCCAACAATTGGAGTGATTACCAATGTGGGGACAGCGCATATTGAGTTACTGGGTTCCGAAGAAGCGATCGCTGAGGCAAAATGTGAGTTATTAGCAGAAATGTCTGCTGATGGTGTGGCAATTCTCAACCACGATAATCCCTTATTAATGGCCACGGCGGCGAAAGTTTGGCACGGAGAAGTTTTGACTTACGGATTTTCTGGCGGGGATATCCAAGGGCAATTAATTGATAACGAGACAGTGGAAGTTGCAGGAATCCAACTACCTCTACCTTTACCTGGTCGTCACAATGCGACTAATTTCTTAGCTGCTTTAGCAGTGGCAAAAGTACTGGGGATAGATTGGGCAAGTCTCAAAGCAGGTGTGATCGTGGATATGCCTACAGGAAGATCGCAGCGATTTACTTTACCTAATGATGTGGTAATTTTAGATGAAACTTATAATGCTGCACCAGAAGCTATGATTGCAGCGTTGCAATTATTGGCAGACACACCCGGAAAGCGGAAGATTGCCGTATTGGGTGCAATGAAAGAATTGGGAGAGCGATCGCAGCAGTTGCACCAGCGAGTGGGAGAAACAGTGCGAAAGTTGAATTTAGATGGCTTGTTGGTTTTGGTAGATGGACAAGATGCTGAAGCGATCGCTCTTAGTGCTGAAGGTATTCCATCGGAGTGCTTTGCAACTCATGCTGATTTGGTAGCTAGGTTGAAGACATTTGTGCAAGCAGGCGATCGTTTATTGTTTAAAGCCGCCCATTCTGTGGGATTAGATCGGGTAGTTAATCAGTTACGTGCAGAATTTCCCAAATGA
- a CDS encoding tellurite resistance TerB family protein: protein MGLFDAVLGTESQTQAALSPAEAFAVIILVATASDGYISIEQANSIISVLSRMKLFKSYPHEMMNRLFDKILGILQGDGFNALFNAAKDSLSQDLREAAFAVATDLVLAEGIVAEEEKNFLNDLYQALGVSSEIAVQIVQVILIKNRG from the coding sequence ATGGGTCTATTCGACGCTGTGTTGGGTACAGAAAGCCAAACCCAAGCAGCACTCAGTCCAGCAGAAGCTTTTGCTGTCATTATCTTGGTGGCAACAGCCTCAGACGGTTATATTTCTATTGAGCAAGCAAATTCTATCATTTCTGTGCTGTCACGGATGAAACTTTTTAAAAGTTATCCCCATGAGATGATGAACAGGCTGTTTGACAAAATCTTGGGCATTCTTCAGGGGGATGGTTTTAATGCTTTATTTAATGCAGCAAAAGATTCTCTATCTCAAGACTTACGGGAAGCAGCTTTTGCAGTAGCTACCGATTTAGTCTTAGCTGAAGGTATCGTAGCTGAAGAAGAAAAGAACTTCTTAAATGATTTATATCAAGCTTTAGGGGTTTCTAGTGAGATAGCAGTACAAATTGTGCAAGTAATCTTGATTAAAAACCGGGGATAG